The Triticum urartu cultivar G1812 chromosome 6, Tu2.1, whole genome shotgun sequence genome includes the window TTGTTCGGAACAGACAGGCTGGGTGAAAATGAGTAAAGTGATGACAATATGCGACTCCCCGAAGGAGCAATTTTGTTTGCTACACCACATAAACTCTCGCCAGCTATTAATGCATGTTAAGTAGTACCacagagtgtgtgtgtgtgtgtgtgtttttcGCTAAAACATATTCCGAAGTTCCATGGATTGGCTTCTCATTCTTTTTCTTAAAGATGCAAAAGCTTTGCCAATCTGGCAACAGAGCAGAATACAATGATTTACAAAACACACACGAATGCagaaatcaacaacgaaaagaggaCCAACAATATTGGGTTGGTGCCCAGGGAAGCCCATGTCCAGTAGAGAAAACtaaagaaaataatgttccaacacaCCGCCAATAAAAATTATTAATACAGTATGCACAAAGTTGCATAATGATGCGATTTTTCAACATTAATATTTACCCTGTCATGGAGAACCGTAGAAGACAGGTTTCTGTCTACAGTATGCACTACCAAATGGCTGTTCAGTTTTTTTATATACCAGGACGAGTTTTGTATTTGAAATCTACATGGACTTCATTGCAAACGGCCGAAACATTGACATATGGGAAAGTTCACTGTACCAGCCCCATAACACTTTGAGCAACTCTTTAGCAATAGCTATTGATCAATCAAGCGGATAAAGTGTCATTTAAAACGAACATGATTTCAACTTTACGAAGTATATAAAAATTCAGAAAACATTGAAAGAGCTGAATAAACTTGACTTGGTTTCATGAGAAACACAAACAGAGGCAACAAGGACGGCGCAGCGAACCCTCCCAGCGATCTAATTGCTCCCCTTAACCAAATAGTATTATTTCATCACAGGATGAGATAAAATACTCCCTAGAAGTTCATAATAGCAACGGAACATTTGAACAAAGCATGGTGCGGTTGGGCGGCCTGGTAGTACCAATCATAGACCAAGCTAATCCTTAAATTAAACAGTTTATGATAATCATCCGCACCGCCCAGAAATACTCTAGTCTGCAATTGGAGCTGGCCATTAAGCTGTTAGCACGATTTCGCGTGTATAAAAGGGTCCTAATGGTGAAGGGACTTCGCTCATCAGTGTTAAGCCATCAGCCCTCTTTGAGTGTGTGGTACAGACAGTAATTTTCCAGGGTAGCAAGAGAGAGTGAAAGCAGAATGGTGAAGCTCGCATTCGGGAGCTGCGGTGACTCCTTCAGCGCCACTTCCGTCAGGGCGTATGTGGCGGAGTTCATCGCCACCCTCCTCTTCGTGTTCGCCGGCGTTGGGTCCGCCATTGCCTACGGTTAGTCACCGTGTCTGTGTGAACCCTCTGTCTCCGTGAATCCAACGGTGATCAGTATGAACGTATGGTACCAGTACCTCAGTGCTAAGTGGCAACTGGGTTCGTGCAGGGAAACTCACCGACGATGGCGCCCTCGACCCGGCTGGCCTTGTGGCGATCGCGATCGCCCACGCCTTCGCCCTCTTCGTCGGTGTCGCGATCGCCGCCAACATCTCCGGCGGCCACCTCAACCCCGCCGTGACCTTCGGCCTTGCCGTCGGCGGCCACATCACCATCCTCACCGGGATCTTCTACTGGGTGGCCCAGCTGCTCGGCTCTACCGCCGCCTGCTTCCTCCTCAAATTCGTCACCCACGGAAAGGTCGGTACTCGCCACATGATGTGATCGCACACTGGCTGCCGTGTAATTTACCGTCCAACTTACCGGTGAACTGTAAACGCAGGCCATCCCGACGCACGGTGTGGCGGCGGGCATGAACGAGTTCGAGGGCGTGGTGATGGAGATCGTCATCACCTTCGCGCTGGTGTACACGGTCTACGCCACGGCGGCGGACCCCAAGAAGGGGTCCCTCGGCACCATCGCGCCCATCGCGATCGGCTTCATCGTCGGCGCCAACATCCTCGCCGCCGGCCCCTTCAGCGGCGGCTCCATGAACCCCGCCCGCTCCTTCGGCCCGGCCGTCGCCGCCGGCAACTTCGCCGGCAACTGGGTCTACTGGGTCGGGCCGCTCATCGGAGGCGGCCTCGCCGGGTTCGTGTACGGCGACGTGTTCATCGCGTCCTACCAGCCAGTCGCCGACCAGGACTACGCGTAAATTGGCGCGTGAGCCCACCGCTCGACCCGTCTCGGATTTGCATCGTTGCTTTGCTCTTCGTCGTGTGATGTGATGGTCAAGGTTGTGTACAAATGGTGTGTCACGGTCACGGCCTTCGTGTTTCCCTTTCCATTCAATCCGTGTAAAATATTTTCGTTCGGCAGCCCTCGTTTGTTTGGAACAAAAAGAAACATGAATATGAACTCTTTTTTTTCGCAAAACACGGGTTTTTCTTCTTCTCATAATGGCTTTATGTTTTTTTAACACAGACGCAAGTATTGAATTCATGCACCAGTCAACTCATCCAAAAGTCCTTAGACGTGTGATCGATGTAGGCCGCAGAATCGTTTTATTTAATACTGCGTTGGCAGAGTGTTGAACTCAAGACCTTTTGGCTCGCATAGCATATTGAATTCATGCACCAGCCAACTCATCCAAAAGTCTGAACTGATGGAGGGAGGTGGATAATATATTTCAACAACAAGCGCTCATATaaacgcgcatacactcacccctataaacgcacacacgcacaccctactgAGCATCTCCAAAAGACTGAGTCggcatatcatcatgagatttaaCGAAGTTAGCGTAGGCACCTCGTAGTCGATGGGAACGTTTTCTCCCACTGAAAGCGTATCGCCAGAAATCCCGAAATAAAtccaggataaatgcgagcaccaggatttgaaccctggtgggctgaggatatcactgtccacctaaccatctcaaccacaggttggttcgcaGAATGGCTTTATGTTGGATTGTAAACGAGCGGCCAAACGTCTTCGTGTCCACGCATTGTTCATCTTCTTAATCACCTCTCCCATGGCACATACGCAATTCTCCCCCTCTTCCTCAGCCCGCCCTGCCGCATCCTCGGCGAGTTTTCATCTCGAGCTCAGCCTCCATCTAACATGAGGGGGGGGGGGACGAAAACCCAAACCCGAAGCTCCTTTCTCCCCTCTGCATGCGATGTTGTggctattggaaatatgccctaaaggaaGTAGATGTATTATTATATTTTCATGTTTATAATGCTTAGGACTAGCTCATGTATTGATGATGATCTTGTATTCCTGGTCATGAGAATTATTAAAGTAACAAGGATGACATCGCTAATTAGTAcattgttgggaaacgtagtagaaAAAAACGCCCTATGATGAACTAGGAACACTATGAAGATGCAATAATGGTTTGGATCGGATTGTTACCAATTCCGAGTTGCAGCGGAAGAAGACGATTCAGTGTAGATCATACTTGGAGTCCCTCGAACCGTCGATGAATGATCCCTCGAGCGTAAGACACGGCCTCTCCACAGATTGCAAGCGTACTGTCTTCATGATGCGGCAGCATTTAGCGGTGCAAAGCTAATCGTCATTGGAGAATTACAGCGAGGAGATTAGGACCACAGTGGGCTTCTAAATGTATATATGTAGGTTGGAGGAGGGGGAAGGGCGCCACACAAGGGGGAAAgctctgatgacccacaagtataggggacctatcgtagtcctttcgataactaagagtgtcgaacccaacgaggagcagaaggaaatgataagcggttttcagtaaggtattctctgcaagcactgaaattatcggtaacagatagttttgtgataaggtaatttgtaacgagtaacaagtaacaagtgtaaataaagtgcagcaaggtggcccaatcctttttgtaccaaaggacaagcttggacaaTTTTTTATAtgaaggaaaacgctcccgaggacacatgggaattatcgtcatgctagttttcatcacgttcatatgattcgcgttcggtactttaataatttgatatgtgggtggaccggtgcttgggtgctgtccttacttggacaaacatcccacttatgattaactcctattgcaagcatccgcaactacaaaagaagtattaaggcaaacctaaccatagcatgaaatatatggatccaaatcagccccttacgaagcaacgcataaactagggtttaagcttctgtcactctagcaacccatcatctacttattacttcccaatgccttcctctaggcccaaacaatggtgaagtatcatgtagtcgacgttcacatgacaccactagaggagtgacaacatacatctcatcaaaatatcgaacgaataccaaattcacatgactactaatagcaagacttctcccatgtcctcaggaacaaacgtaagtactcacaaagcatattcatgttcataaccagaggggtattaatatgcataatggatttgaacatatgatcttccaccaagtaaagcaactagcatcaactataaggagtaatcaacactactagcaacctacaggtaccaatcctaggctatgagacaaagattggatacaagagataaactagggtttgagaggagatggtgctggtgaagatgttgatgaagatggaccccctcccgatgagaggattgttggtgatgacgatggcgatgatttccccctcctggagggaagtgcccccggcaaaacagctccgccagagccctagattggttccgccaaggttccgcctcgtggcggcggagtctcgtcccaaaagcttgcttatgattttttctcggacgaaagacttcatatagcagaagatgggcaccggagggccaccagggggcccatgaggcagggggcgcgccccccaccctcgtggccagggtgtgggccccctccggtattttcttcgctcagtattttttattatttccaaaaataacttccgtggagtttcaggacttttggagttgtgcagaataggtctctaatatttgctccttttcttgcccagaattccagctgccggcattctccctcgttatgtaaaccttgtaaaataagagagaataggcataagtattgtgacataatgtgtaataacatcccataatgcaataaatatcgatataaaagcatgatgcaaaatggacgtatcaactcccccaagcttagacctcgcttgtcctcaagcggaagccgataacgataaatatgtccacatgtttagaggtagaggtgtcgataaaataaaatacggacatgagggcatcatgatcattcttataacagcaatATATATGGATATTGTCATATTATTTCTTATGATAAAGTAACAATCTATCCACAAAGTCAAGTGTGAATCAAAAACTTCATtgagaactaacaaactataacctcagtcattgaagcaattgcaatttatcataatatcagaaagagtcaatataagagcttttcagcaagtccacatactcaactatcatttagtctttcacaatttctaacactcacgcaatacttgtggttatgaagttttaatcggacacagagaaagataggggcttatagtttcgcctcccaaccttttacctcaagggtaatttcaacaataatagttcatgctaacttacatccaattagatatatatatatatatatatatatatatatatatatatatatatatatcaggatctttccaacacaatgtgcttgccaaaggataaaatgtaaaaaggaaaggtgtgttggaaatatgccctagaggcaataataaaatggttattattatatttccttattcatgataattgtctattgttcatgctataattgtgttatccggaaatcgtaatacatgtgtgaatacatagaccacaacatgcccctagtgagcctctagttgactagctcgttgatcaacagatggtcatggtttcctgactatggacattggatgccattgataacgggatcacatcattaggagaatgatgtgatggacaagacccaatcctaagcatagcacaagatcgtgtagttcgcctgctagagcttttctaatgtcaagtatcatttccttagaccatgagattgtgcaactcccggataccgtaggagtgctttgggggtaccaaacgtcacaacgtaactgggtggctataaaggtgcactacaggtatctctgaaagtgtctgttgggttggcacgaatcgagactgggatttgtcactccgtatgacggagaggtatctctgggcccactcggtaatgcatcatcataatgagctcattgtgactaagtagttggtcacgggatcatgcattacggaacgagtaaagtgacttgctggtaacgagattgaacgaggtattgggataccgacgatcgaatctcgggcaagtaacataccaattgacaaagggaattgtatacgggattgctggaatccttgacatcatggttcatccgatgagatcatcgtggaacatgtgggagccaacatgggtatccagatcccgctgttggttattggctggagagttgtctcggtcatgtctgcatggttcccaaacccgtagggtctacacacttaaggtttgatgacgctagggttataaggaagatttgtatgtgattaccgaatgttgttcggagtctgaaagtgcgttatatcgactagagggggtgaataggcgttttttatgaattcttcactgaggaatttcctcaccaggaaattccttagcgaagaactacttgcagcggaataagtactcagaagtaaacataacagaagacaagcatagtcatcatgataaaatgaagacaagcacagagtacagaaagcgtaatcacaggataacactagatgaagacaaacagactgaagaaattgaactgaggaaattgagaaagtcttcagtcaaagtcttcaaacacaaatatgacaagcaaaca containing:
- the LOC125513998 gene encoding probable aquaporin TIP2-1; amino-acid sequence: MVKLAFGSCGDSFSATSVRAYVAEFIATLLFVFAGVGSAIAYGKLTDDGALDPAGLVAIAIAHAFALFVGVAIAANISGGHLNPAVTFGLAVGGHITILTGIFYWVAQLLGSTAACFLLKFVTHGKAIPTHGVAAGMNEFEGVVMEIVITFALVYTVYATAADPKKGSLGTIAPIAIGFIVGANILAAGPFSGGSMNPARSFGPAVAAGNFAGNWVYWVGPLIGGGLAGFVYGDVFIASYQPVADQDYA